A stretch of the bacterium SCSIO 12827 genome encodes the following:
- a CDS encoding amidophosphoribosyltransferase, with product MNSPLLLPASPFTASAHRKAGPWDDDKLREECGVFGIYGHEDAAAHTALGLHALQHRGQESAGIVAYDGEQFHSHRALGLVGDNFNDLDTMARLQGSVAMGHVRYSTSGGGFIRNIQPLFAEFIFGGLAVAHNGNLTNAYQLRQALVERGNIFQSTSDTEVIIHLMAVSDAGHVIDRLIDALRQIEGAYSLVAMTQKKLIGVRDPMGVRPLVLGRLGDSHILASETCALDIIGADFIRDVEPGEIIVIDADGVNSYHPFGTSRTRRFCIFEHIYFARPDSIIEGQNVYEVRKRIGAELAHESPIEADVIVPVPDSGVPSAIGFARETGIPFELGIIRNHYVGRTFIEPTDNIRHLGVRLKHNGNVAELKGKRVVLVDDSIVRGTTSVKIVEMVRDAGATEVHMRISSPPTTHSCFYGIDTPERSQLLAAQHDLQGMADIIGVDSLAFISWDGLYRAVGEVGRDMEIPRYCDACFTGEYPIPLTDREADRGPRQLSLLEEG from the coding sequence ATGAATTCTCCCTTGCTCCTGCCCGCCTCTCCCTTCACGGCGTCGGCCCATCGCAAAGCCGGCCCCTGGGACGACGACAAGCTGCGCGAGGAATGCGGCGTATTCGGCATCTACGGCCATGAAGACGCCGCCGCGCATACGGCGCTGGGCCTGCACGCGCTTCAGCATCGAGGCCAGGAATCGGCCGGGATCGTCGCCTACGACGGCGAACAGTTCCACAGCCACCGGGCCCTTGGCCTCGTCGGCGACAACTTCAACGACCTGGACACCATGGCCCGCCTGCAGGGCAGCGTTGCCATGGGCCATGTGCGTTATTCAACATCCGGCGGCGGGTTTATCCGCAACATCCAGCCCCTTTTCGCCGAATTCATCTTCGGCGGCTTGGCCGTCGCCCATAACGGTAACCTGACCAACGCCTATCAACTGCGCCAGGCCTTGGTCGAACGGGGCAACATCTTCCAGTCGACCAGCGACACCGAGGTCATCATTCACCTGATGGCCGTCAGCGACGCCGGCCATGTCATCGACCGGCTGATCGACGCCCTGCGCCAGATCGAAGGTGCCTATTCCCTGGTCGCCATGACACAGAAAAAGCTGATCGGCGTACGCGACCCCATGGGCGTGCGGCCGCTGGTCCTGGGCCGGCTGGGCGATTCCCACATCCTGGCATCGGAAACCTGCGCGCTGGACATCATCGGCGCCGACTTCATCCGCGACGTGGAGCCGGGCGAAATCATCGTCATCGACGCCGATGGCGTGAATAGCTACCACCCCTTCGGCACAAGCCGCACACGTCGGTTCTGCATATTCGAACATATCTATTTCGCGCGCCCCGATTCCATCATCGAAGGGCAGAACGTCTACGAAGTGCGCAAGCGCATCGGCGCTGAACTGGCCCATGAATCCCCCATTGAGGCGGACGTCATCGTGCCCGTGCCGGATTCCGGCGTGCCGTCGGCCATCGGTTTCGCGCGCGAGACGGGAATTCCCTTCGAACTGGGGATCATCCGCAACCATTACGTCGGGCGCACCTTCATCGAACCGACGGATAACATCCGCCACCTGGGTGTGCGCCTGAAGCACAACGGCAACGTTGCCGAACTGAAGGGCAAGCGCGTCGTTCTGGTTGACGATTCCATCGTCCGCGGCACGACGTCCGTGAAGATCGTCGAAATGGTGCGCGACGCAGGGGCCACCGAGGTCCACATGCGGATTTCCAGCCCGCCGACGACCCATTCCTGCTTTTACGGCATCGATACACCGGAACGCTCGCAACTGCTCGCCGCCCAGCACGACCTCCAAGGCATGGCCGACATCATCGGCGTCGACAGCTTGGCCTTCATTTCCTGGGACGGACTTTACCGGGCTGTCGGAGAGGTTGGCCGCGACATGGAAATCCCGCGCTATTGCGACGCTTGCTTCACCGGCGAGTATCCCATTCCCCTGACCGACCGCGAAGCGGACCGGGGCCCACGCCAGCTTTCCCTTCTGGAAGAGGGCTAG
- the radA gene encoding DNA repair protein RadA, whose product MAKRPASQYVCQECGAVHHRWSGKCDGCDAWNTLVEESQGDATPKGLGTGRKGRRIEFVGLKGETPQPPRWVANMEEFDRVTGGGLVQGSAVLVGGDPGIGKSTLLMQVAAKLAANHSTAYISGEEAVEQLRLRARRLGLSDAPVQLTAATNVRDIVATLDAPGGPDLVIIDSIQTMFVDTLESAPGTVAQVRTSAQELIRLAKRRGFALILVGHVTKEGTIAGPRVLEHMVDTVLYFEGERGHQFRILRAVKNRFGPADEIGVFEMTDGGLKEITNPSALFLGDRDDGDGREAGSAVFAGIEGSRPVLVEIQALVAHSSLGTPRRAVVGWDSGRLSMILAVLEARCGLALGACDVYLNVAGGLRIGEPAADLAVAAALVSSLTGVALPPETVVFGEIGLSGEIRPVSRTDVRLKEAGKLGFTGAFVPKVRGKSKEGAAARDAGLTVKALERLDDLVTLFETGAAPRQPARSAS is encoded by the coding sequence TTGGCCAAGCGCCCGGCGAGCCAGTACGTCTGTCAGGAATGCGGCGCCGTCCATCACCGGTGGTCGGGCAAGTGCGACGGCTGCGACGCCTGGAATACCCTGGTCGAGGAATCCCAAGGTGACGCCACGCCCAAGGGCCTGGGCACCGGACGCAAAGGCCGCAGGATCGAATTCGTCGGCCTGAAGGGTGAAACCCCCCAACCGCCCCGCTGGGTCGCCAATATGGAAGAGTTCGACCGGGTTACCGGCGGCGGTCTGGTGCAGGGCTCCGCCGTGCTGGTCGGCGGCGATCCGGGAATCGGCAAATCGACCCTTCTCATGCAGGTCGCGGCCAAACTGGCCGCCAATCACTCGACGGCCTATATCTCGGGCGAGGAAGCGGTCGAACAGCTTCGCCTGCGCGCCCGGCGCTTGGGCCTGTCTGATGCCCCCGTGCAGCTGACGGCGGCGACCAACGTGCGCGACATCGTGGCCACCCTGGACGCCCCCGGCGGCCCGGATCTGGTCATCATCGACAGCATCCAGACCATGTTCGTCGATACCCTGGAATCGGCCCCCGGCACGGTGGCGCAGGTGCGGACCTCGGCCCAGGAGTTGATCCGTCTGGCCAAGCGCCGGGGCTTCGCCCTGATCCTGGTCGGCCATGTGACCAAGGAAGGCACCATTGCCGGCCCCCGGGTGCTTGAGCACATGGTCGATACGGTGCTGTATTTCGAGGGCGAGCGCGGCCACCAATTCCGCATCCTGCGCGCCGTCAAAAACCGCTTCGGTCCCGCCGACGAGATCGGCGTGTTCGAAATGACCGACGGCGGCCTCAAGGAAATCACTAATCCCTCGGCCCTGTTCCTGGGCGACCGCGATGATGGCGACGGCCGTGAGGCCGGTTCCGCCGTGTTCGCCGGAATCGAGGGATCACGGCCGGTGCTGGTCGAAATTCAGGCCCTGGTGGCGCATTCCAGCCTGGGCACGCCGCGGCGCGCCGTGGTCGGCTGGGATTCCGGCCGCCTGTCCATGATCCTGGCCGTTCTCGAAGCCCGGTGCGGCCTTGCGCTGGGGGCATGTGACGTGTACCTAAACGTGGCCGGTGGACTTCGCATCGGTGAGCCGGCGGCGGACCTTGCCGTCGCCGCGGCCTTGGTGTCGTCCCTGACGGGCGTGGCCCTACCGCCGGAAACGGTGGTGTTCGGCGAGATCGGCCTGTCCGGGGAAATCCGCCCCGTCAGCCGCACGGATGTGCGCCTGAAAGAGGCCGGCAAACTGGGCTTTACCGGCGCCTTCGTGCCGAAGGTCCGGGGCAAAAGCAAGGAAGGGGCGGCCGCCCGCGACGCGGGCCTGACGGTGAAGGCGCTGGAACGGTTGGACGACCTTGTAACCCTATTCGAAACAGGTGCTGCGCCCAGGCAGCCCGCCCGGTCCGCTTCGTGA
- a CDS encoding tetratricopeptide repeat protein, which produces MTRLLVRLAAILLLTVAVIWPSGPAQAQAAQDFEAGVAAAKAGSLQQAIDLFTKAIDADTLNDGDLARVHNNRGATYRRLGNINAAIRDFSRAIKLRPKYYRAHVNRGAAYGDAGKFKDAEEDYAEAAKLRPQEMTTFMERAKTRAQSGRLDTAILDLNEVLRVQPRNREALVLRGKYYRSQGDYKRALGDFSLAIELKGTESDYFTERGLTQAYLEDYPAALSDMNMAVNLGAGDPENFYYRGLVHGALGNHVSAIEDYSRAIALKPGYLAALYARALAALGAGDAKMARADALKVLELDAAHGGAARVIKTLDEPPVR; this is translated from the coding sequence ATGACAAGGCTATTGGTGCGCCTGGCGGCCATTCTGTTGCTGACGGTTGCCGTGATCTGGCCGTCCGGCCCCGCTCAAGCCCAGGCAGCCCAGGATTTCGAAGCCGGCGTCGCCGCGGCCAAGGCCGGCAGTCTACAGCAGGCGATCGACCTGTTCACCAAGGCGATCGACGCGGACACGCTGAACGATGGTGACCTGGCACGGGTTCACAACAACCGGGGCGCGACCTATCGACGGCTGGGCAATATCAATGCCGCGATCCGCGATTTCTCCCGGGCCATCAAGTTGCGCCCCAAATATTACCGAGCCCATGTCAACCGGGGAGCAGCCTACGGTGATGCCGGGAAATTCAAGGATGCGGAAGAAGACTATGCCGAGGCGGCCAAGCTTCGCCCCCAGGAGATGACGACGTTCATGGAACGGGCAAAGACCCGTGCCCAAAGCGGCCGCCTGGATACCGCCATTCTGGACCTCAACGAAGTCCTGCGCGTGCAGCCGCGCAACCGTGAGGCCCTGGTTCTGCGCGGCAAGTACTATCGATCCCAGGGTGATTATAAGCGGGCGCTCGGTGATTTTTCCTTGGCCATCGAGTTGAAGGGTACGGAATCCGATTATTTCACCGAACGGGGCCTGACCCAGGCCTATCTCGAAGACTATCCGGCGGCTCTGTCCGACATGAACATGGCGGTCAATCTAGGCGCGGGTGATCCGGAAAACTTTTATTACCGGGGGCTGGTCCATGGCGCGCTCGGCAATCATGTCAGCGCGATCGAGGATTACAGCCGCGCCATCGCGCTTAAACCGGGATATCTGGCGGCGCTTTACGCCCGCGCGCTGGCTGCCCTGGGCGCGGGCGACGCCAAGATGGCGCGGGCTGACGCCCTCAAGGTTCTGGAACTGGACGCGGCCCATGGCGGCGCTGCTCGGGTGATCAAGACCCTGGACGAACCGCCGGTTCGTTGA
- a CDS encoding glycosyltransferase family 4 protein, whose product MAVNAIALTWPPSAVHGWGVFGANLLREVLRRGTPKPVTLFAMQPELIDASDRTLFQPLMAEQRQIEQQVGAAQGNVTLGGVHVLHSLGNNLEEPPAAARFRGEPNVGFTFFENMVFGDDVVARNAHFQIMMAGSTWNADILRDLGFPRVGCVFQGIDPDAFTPGPRTGRFGDRFVVFSGGKLELRKGQDLVVAAFKKFHARHPDALLVTVWLNPWPEIMADMAASPHVSGPPAMDQPFPNCINDWVRAQGVPEGAHMDLSPTFNADMPALLRECDATVFPNRCEGGTNLVAMEALAAGLPCVLSANSGHLDLIGAQGTDDHCYPLTRQTPVAFGPQGSDHWREPDVEEIVESLEAIYQDRTEARRRGQAANAFMQDWSWRNQIGRLLTELDRLTP is encoded by the coding sequence ATGGCAGTCAACGCCATCGCCCTGACCTGGCCGCCTTCCGCCGTTCACGGCTGGGGCGTGTTCGGGGCCAACCTGCTGCGCGAAGTTCTGCGCCGGGGGACGCCCAAACCGGTCACCCTGTTCGCCATGCAACCGGAATTGATTGACGCCAGCGATCGCACCCTTTTCCAGCCCCTGATGGCCGAACAGCGCCAGATCGAACAACAGGTCGGCGCCGCGCAGGGGAATGTAACCTTGGGTGGCGTCCATGTCCTGCATTCCCTCGGCAACAATCTGGAGGAGCCGCCCGCCGCCGCGCGTTTTCGGGGCGAGCCGAACGTGGGCTTCACGTTCTTCGAAAACATGGTGTTTGGCGACGACGTGGTCGCCCGCAACGCCCATTTCCAGATCATGATGGCAGGGTCGACCTGGAACGCCGACATCCTGCGCGACCTGGGGTTTCCCCGCGTCGGCTGCGTGTTCCAGGGCATCGACCCCGACGCCTTCACCCCCGGTCCGCGCACGGGCCGGTTCGGCGACCGCTTCGTGGTGTTTTCCGGCGGCAAGCTGGAACTGCGCAAGGGCCAGGATCTGGTCGTCGCCGCGTTCAAGAAGTTCCATGCCCGCCATCCGGACGCCCTTCTGGTCACCGTCTGGCTGAACCCCTGGCCGGAAATCATGGCTGATATGGCGGCAAGCCCCCATGTCAGCGGACCGCCCGCCATGGACCAGCCGTTCCCCAATTGCATCAACGACTGGGTCCGCGCCCAGGGCGTGCCGGAAGGGGCCCATATGGACCTCAGCCCGACCTTCAACGCCGACATGCCGGCGCTATTGCGTGAATGCGACGCGACCGTGTTTCCCAACCGCTGTGAAGGCGGCACCAATCTGGTCGCCATGGAAGCCTTGGCCGCCGGTCTGCCCTGCGTGCTGTCGGCCAACAGCGGACACCTGGACCTGATCGGCGCACAAGGGACCGACGATCACTGCTATCCGCTGACCCGCCAGACGCCCGTCGCCTTCGGCCCGCAAGGATCTGACCATTGGCGCGAGCCCGATGTGGAGGAAATCGTCGAGAGCCTGGAGGCGATCTATCAGGACCGCACGGAAGCCCGCCGCAGGGGACAGGCCGCCAACGCCTTCATGCAGGATTGGTCCTGGCGCAACCAGATCGGCAGGCTGTTGACGGAATTGGATCGACTGACGCCTTGA
- a CDS encoding CvpA family protein, whose translation METLKDLPVNVVDLAVLAVLLVSAVFAYARGFMHEILSIGGWIGAIFATIYGFPHVQPYARDLIPIQLAADLAAGVVVFVFTLFSLSFIIRAIARHIQQSSLNVLDRSLGFLFGLVRGGLMVCLIYLGIEFLMTPEEQPKWIREAKSMPLILRGSDTLRGLIPENLEDKLKEAAPSGFSGRMPNVPKTEGEALKRLFTPPADGGKTTPKDAYGSKERAIMDRAIENATGQSK comes from the coding sequence ATGGAAACCCTCAAGGACCTGCCGGTGAACGTGGTTGATCTTGCCGTCCTCGCGGTGCTGCTGGTATCCGCCGTGTTCGCTTATGCCCGGGGCTTCATGCACGAAATCCTGTCGATCGGCGGCTGGATCGGCGCCATCTTCGCGACCATCTACGGCTTTCCCCATGTCCAGCCCTATGCCCGCGACCTGATCCCCATCCAGCTTGCGGCGGATCTGGCGGCCGGCGTCGTGGTTTTCGTGTTCACCCTGTTTTCCCTGTCCTTCATCATCCGCGCCATCGCCCGGCACATCCAGCAAAGTTCGCTTAACGTGCTCGACCGATCCCTGGGCTTTCTGTTCGGCCTGGTGCGGGGGGGGCTCATGGTCTGCCTGATTTACCTCGGCATCGAATTCCTGATGACGCCCGAGGAACAGCCGAAATGGATCCGCGAGGCCAAGTCCATGCCCCTGATTTTACGGGGATCTGACACCCTGCGCGGCCTGATTCCCGAAAACCTGGAAGACAAGTTGAAGGAAGCCGCCCCCTCGGGCTTTTCCGGACGCATGCCCAATGTCCCGAAGACCGAGGGCGAAGCCCTCAAACGCCTGTTCACCCCGCCGGCGGACGGCGGGAAAACCACACCAAAGGACGCCTATGGCTCGAAAGAGCGGGCGATCATGGACCGCGCCATCGAAAACGCCACCGGCCAAAGCAAATAA
- the alr gene encoding alanine racemase: MAKTDEQQSGGVDAHLAGAVLTVDLAALQANYRLISSRLTDGATAAAVVKADAYGIGIGPAATALWTAGARDFFVAHADEGVALRRHLADARIHVLNGAHAGAEAAFLEHNLVPALNCLDDVARWRAFCAKVGQLLPCVLHVDTGMCRLGLDRHEFARVVADPSLLDGLDIQTVMSHLASADEDSPQNAEQLALFRSARTHLPMGRASFANSSGVFLGPDYHFDLARPGVALYGVNPTPGSPNPMAQVVRLKAKILQVRDVDSTETVGYGATHRIAGPSRIATLPVGYADGYLRSLGNRATAYIGDYEAPLVGRVSMDLITIDVTTVPEAQCRPGMTVDLIGQHHTVDDLAAQAGTIGYEILTSLGHRYHRVYAGGAA, translated from the coding sequence ATGGCGAAGACTGACGAACAGCAATCCGGCGGCGTCGATGCGCATCTGGCCGGCGCTGTATTGACCGTCGACCTGGCCGCCCTTCAAGCCAATTACCGACTCATTTCAAGTAGGCTTACCGACGGCGCCACGGCGGCGGCCGTGGTCAAAGCGGATGCCTATGGCATCGGCATCGGCCCGGCGGCCACGGCGCTGTGGACGGCAGGGGCCCGCGACTTTTTCGTCGCCCATGCGGACGAAGGCGTGGCCCTGCGCAGGCATTTGGCCGACGCCCGCATCCATGTCCTGAATGGGGCCCATGCAGGGGCCGAAGCAGCGTTCCTGGAACACAATCTGGTCCCCGCCCTCAATTGCCTGGACGATGTCGCGCGCTGGCGCGCCTTCTGCGCCAAGGTAGGACAGCTCCTGCCCTGTGTCCTGCATGTCGATACCGGCATGTGCCGCCTGGGCCTGGACCGGCATGAATTTGCCCGCGTAGTAGCCGACCCCTCCCTGCTCGACGGTCTCGACATCCAAACCGTGATGAGCCATCTCGCCTCCGCCGACGAAGACAGCCCGCAGAATGCAGAGCAGCTTGCCCTGTTCCGGAGCGCACGAACGCATCTGCCCATGGGACGGGCGTCCTTCGCCAATTCATCAGGCGTGTTCCTGGGACCCGATTATCACTTCGATCTGGCCCGTCCGGGGGTCGCCCTCTACGGCGTCAACCCAACCCCCGGCAGCCCCAATCCCATGGCGCAAGTCGTTCGTCTAAAAGCAAAAATCCTGCAAGTTCGGGACGTTGACAGTACCGAGACCGTTGGCTACGGTGCCACCCACCGGATCGCGGGCCCTTCCCGCATCGCGACCCTGCCCGTGGGCTATGCGGACGGCTATCTCCGTTCCCTCGGCAACCGGGCGACGGCGTATATCGGGGACTACGAGGCGCCCCTAGTGGGACGGGTATCCATGGATCTCATCACCATCGACGTGACAACCGTCCCCGAGGCCCAATGCCGGCCCGGCATGACGGTCGACCTGATCGGCCAGCATCACACGGTCGACGACCTGGCCGCCCAGGCCGGTACCATCGGCTATGAAATTCTGACCTCGCTCGGCCATCGATACCACCGCGTTTACGCGGGCGGCGCGGCCTAG
- a CDS encoding SDR family NAD(P)-dependent oxidoreductase, producing MSGGRLENRIAVITGATRGIGRAVAKRFAAEGAELILIGRTTGALEEVDDEVRAASGRNATLVPMDLTDFDAIDRLGAALFDRHGKLDILVGNAGMLGNLSPLAHTDPKVWDQVMAINTTANWRLIRSFDPLLRTSDAGRVVMVTSTVGHEARAYWSAYAVSKAALEMATRIYAEETVTTNVKVNILNPGATRTNMRARAFPGEDPETVKDPASITDDFVRLCEPACTLHGEIVTAKETPAET from the coding sequence TTGTCGGGCGGCCGTCTCGAAAACCGGATCGCAGTGATCACCGGGGCGACCCGGGGCATCGGCCGCGCCGTGGCAAAACGCTTCGCCGCCGAGGGCGCGGAACTGATCCTGATCGGCCGCACCACCGGCGCGCTTGAGGAAGTGGACGACGAGGTCCGCGCCGCATCGGGCCGCAACGCCACGCTGGTCCCCATGGATCTGACCGATTTCGACGCCATCGACCGCCTGGGTGCCGCCCTATTCGATCGCCACGGCAAGCTCGACATCCTGGTCGGCAATGCCGGCATGCTGGGCAACCTCAGTCCGCTGGCCCATACGGACCCCAAGGTCTGGGATCAGGTCATGGCTATCAACACGACCGCCAACTGGCGCCTGATCCGTTCGTTCGACCCGCTGCTGCGCACCTCCGACGCCGGGCGCGTGGTGATGGTCACCTCCACGGTCGGGCACGAGGCGCGCGCCTACTGGTCGGCCTATGCCGTGTCCAAGGCAGCGCTGGAAATGGCCACACGGATCTATGCCGAGGAAACCGTGACGACCAACGTCAAGGTCAACATCCTCAACCCCGGCGCAACGCGGACCAACATGCGCGCCCGCGCCTTCCCCGGTGAAGACCCGGAAACGGTCAAGGACCCGGCCTCGATCACAGATGATTTCGTGCGTTTGTGCGAACCCGCCTGCACCCTGCATGGCGAGATCGTGACCGCGAAGGAAACCCCAGCGGAAACCTGA
- a CDS encoding CoA ester lyase has protein sequence MTLRRSVLFYPALSVERWDEAMGSGADMVVFDLEDGTVPARRAEARVAVLPLYAGQRKEGQPLRLLRVNNPRTEDGLRDLLAVVDCADAPDGLILPKIEHAEEVRWVADVLRPRHPNLELVVLIESPRGIKNAMEIACSTAGRDGPQITCLFLGTADFSASIGSDLGWDALAHARAETVLAAQEAGIDAMDGVWFDPSDEAGLIDEAGRIAAMGFTGKASYDQVQIPHIHAAFTPTPAQVDWAERVLTAAAADPLGTARVDGKMVNESIARRARRILDRRPA, from the coding sequence ATGACATTACGGCGAAGCGTGCTGTTTTATCCGGCGCTGAGTGTGGAACGTTGGGACGAGGCCATGGGCTCGGGGGCCGATATGGTCGTGTTCGATCTGGAGGATGGCACCGTGCCCGCCCGCCGGGCCGAAGCCCGCGTCGCCGTACTGCCGCTGTATGCCGGGCAACGCAAGGAAGGCCAGCCGCTGCGCCTGCTCAGGGTCAACAACCCGCGCACGGAGGACGGCCTGCGCGATCTTCTGGCCGTGGTTGACTGCGCCGATGCGCCGGACGGCCTGATCCTGCCCAAGATCGAACACGCGGAGGAAGTGCGCTGGGTCGCGGACGTCCTGCGCCCGCGCCATCCCAATCTGGAACTCGTGGTGCTGATCGAAAGCCCGCGCGGGATCAAGAACGCCATGGAAATCGCCTGTTCGACCGCCGGGCGGGACGGCCCTCAAATCACTTGTCTGTTCTTGGGTACGGCGGACTTTTCCGCCTCCATCGGCTCGGACCTGGGATGGGACGCGCTGGCCCATGCGCGGGCGGAAACGGTCCTGGCGGCGCAGGAAGCCGGGATCGATGCCATGGATGGCGTGTGGTTCGACCCGTCGGACGAAGCAGGGTTGATCGATGAGGCCGGGCGCATTGCAGCCATGGGCTTCACGGGAAAGGCGTCCTATGACCAAGTCCAGATCCCGCATATCCACGCGGCATTCACGCCAACCCCGGCGCAGGTCGATTGGGCGGAACGGGTGCTGACCGCCGCCGCCGCCGATCCCTTAGGCACGGCCCGCGTCGACGGAAAGATGGTCAATGAATCCATCGCCCGCCGCGCCCGGCGTATTCTTGATCGCCGACCGGCGTAG
- a CDS encoding ATP-binding cassette domain-containing protein: MMAEPKIQLRGVTKAFGPKKVLTGIDLDIARGESVVIIGGSGTGKSVTLKCILGLLRPDAGSIKIDGREVTGLSTSERDQVNRQVGMLFQGGALFDSLPVWENVAFGLLSRKQCGRDEAREIALKKLALVGLKPHLADASPSDLSIGMQKRVGLARAIATDPEIIFFDEPTTGLDPIMADMITELIVHVNREVGATALSISHDMESARKIGDRIAMLYQGRIVWAGDPDSAEAAANPVVDQFVHGRVDGPIKMQVRA, translated from the coding sequence ATCATGGCCGAGCCGAAAATCCAATTGCGTGGCGTGACCAAGGCCTTCGGGCCCAAGAAGGTTCTGACCGGGATCGATCTGGACATCGCCCGCGGCGAAAGCGTGGTCATCATCGGCGGTTCGGGCACGGGCAAGTCGGTGACCCTGAAGTGCATCCTGGGCCTGCTGCGGCCCGATGCGGGGTCCATCAAAATCGACGGCCGTGAAGTGACGGGCCTTTCGACCTCGGAACGCGACCAGGTCAACCGCCAGGTCGGCATGCTGTTTCAGGGCGGCGCCTTGTTCGATTCCCTGCCCGTGTGGGAAAATGTCGCCTTCGGGCTGCTGTCGCGGAAGCAATGCGGGCGCGACGAAGCCCGCGAGATCGCCCTGAAGAAGCTTGCCCTGGTCGGCCTCAAGCCGCATCTGGCCGACGCCTCGCCATCGGACCTGTCCATCGGCATGCAGAAACGCGTGGGTCTTGCCCGCGCCATCGCCACGGACCCTGAAATCATCTTCTTCGACGAACCGACGACGGGGCTGGACCCGATCATGGCCGACATGATCACCGAACTGATCGTCCACGTGAACCGCGAGGTCGGGGCGACCGCACTGTCGATCTCTCATGACATGGAATCCGCGCGCAAGATCGGCGACCGCATCGCCATGCTGTACCAGGGCAGGATCGTCTGGGCAGGTGACCCGGATTCCGCCGAAGCGGCGGCCAATCCGGTCGTCGACCAGTTCGTCCATGGCCGCGTCGACGGGCCGATCAAGATGCAGGTGCGGGCCTGA
- a CDS encoding ABC transporter permease: MKLLQAIGRVFLAFLGAAGRLIMFATTAVTHCFLPPYYPRIMIRQMIEIGYFSLPVVGLTAIFAGMVLALQSYTGFARFSAEGAIANVVVLSVTRELAPVLGGLMIAGRVGASMAAEIGTMRVTEQIDALTTLSTNAIKYLVVPRIIAGVIMLPILIFVADIIGVFGGFLVAVYKLGFNPAIYLQNTWDFLEPLDVISGLVKASVFGFLVALMGCYHGYYSKGGAQGVGAATTNSVVSASILILCFNYILTEAFFGL; encoded by the coding sequence ATGAAGCTTCTGCAAGCCATCGGCCGGGTCTTCCTGGCCTTTCTCGGCGCCGCAGGGCGGTTGATCATGTTTGCCACCACTGCGGTCACCCATTGCTTCCTGCCCCCCTATTACCCCCGCATCATGATCCGCCAGATGATCGAGATCGGGTATTTCTCCCTGCCCGTGGTCGGCCTGACGGCGATCTTCGCGGGCATGGTGCTGGCGCTGCAAAGCTATACCGGCTTCGCCCGCTTCTCGGCCGAGGGCGCCATCGCCAACGTGGTCGTGCTGTCCGTGACCCGCGAACTGGCCCCCGTGTTGGGTGGCCTGATGATCGCCGGGCGCGTTGGGGCTTCCATGGCGGCCGAAATCGGCACCATGCGGGTGACCGAACAAATCGACGCACTGACCACCTTGTCCACTAACGCCATCAAATATCTGGTGGTGCCGCGCATCATCGCCGGCGTGATCATGCTGCCGATCCTGATTTTCGTCGCCGACATCATCGGCGTGTTCGGTGGCTTCCTGGTCGCCGTTTATAAGCTGGGCTTCAATCCGGCCATCTACCTGCAGAACACCTGGGACTTCCTGGAGCCGCTGGACGTCATCTCCGGCCTTGTGAAGGCGTCGGTGTTCGGCTTCCTGGTGGCATTGATGGGCTGCTACCACGGCTATTATTCCAAGGGCGGCGCCCAGGGCGTGGGGGCGGCGACGACCAATTCCGTGGTCTCGGCCTCGATCCTTATCCTCTGCTTCAACTACATCCTGACCGAAGCGTTCTTCGGCTTGTAA